From Lolium perenne isolate Kyuss_39 chromosome 5, Kyuss_2.0, whole genome shotgun sequence, a single genomic window includes:
- the LOC127298746 gene encoding uncharacterized protein, whose amino-acid sequence MMGAAAAKKGGERIDIDWQAMFKATAGDADACFDSTPPPPPKRKGKARRSAASPSSSDVYVISPPSAPAKRRRRTAEEFRSMSNEGMRREVEGMSDGELEREIAGMRSFGGFLAGDKRARHQLFLPLLEAEALQRRTRKDAAKDPGAPSRTDVYAFDSDDTQAEDTSRKYHRNSSPIRPKKKNYGTLGVQTRRRSNQAGLMKPIPAEKMYSSTTSPTPLRGHTMRVRAVDPKERDNEKSRQNENNYYRTNAERRKAHHEDSSLLHQKVNDVVLLDDEDLQPNEPVDCGVPDKWKDLKIYYPSSDNPEAVELSSSDIKCLNPGVYVSSPVINYYIQYIKRAKMHIEYGTDKFYMFNTYFYSKLQEALLDKGKFVKLRRWWKGVNIFQRGYIILPIHGMSHWSLIIVCMPAKESNSGPIILHLDSLGMHPSAQLFDTVGKYLEEEWRHLRKDPQSEISISETIWQDLPSNIQKETVEVPGQNNAYDCGVFMLYYIQQFIKQAPERFTRDNSFLDMFSRRWFRSEVASGLRNGIRELLLELFDNARVDDIVPEAAGSDGLDEECIIKEGESEVVTPCDSSGMAAGGGDTSTRNEEDLVEVGSLEGMPLATRCSDGRVVACALSEAVMSSDSIDDDDTMKTDLDRSKTEQDIEIILPSDGSGMVVGGGGTSTHSSDGRIVACALSEAAMSSDSIDDDDTMRTDLDCSKTEQGVEILPSDGSGMPVGGGGTSTRNEEDFMEALAPLTTRSSGARIIEAATLSDGVDDDDTMKADSDSAKTEQCIEILSSDRSKNNEKVMHSTPDRTMYCSDSDVEEVKAPEVEKRRRRGELCCIV is encoded by the exons atgatgggggcggcggcggcgaagaagggcggcgagcgcatcgacatCGACTGGCAGGCGATGTTCAAAGCCACCGCCGGCGACGCCGACGCCTGCTTCGACTccactccccctcctcccccaaagcgGAAGGGGAAGGCGAGGCGGAGCGCGGCCTCCCCCAGCAGCTCGGACGTCTACGTCATCTCCCCGCCCTCGGCGCCCGCCAAGCGGAGGCGGAGGACGGCGGAGGAGTTCAGGTCGATGTCCAACGAGGGGATGCGGCGGGAGGTCGAGGGCATGTCGGACGGCGAGCTGGAGCGGGAGATCGCGGGCATGCGCTCGTTTGGAGGCTTCCTCGCCGGGGACAAAAGGGCGCGCCACCAGCTCTTCCTGCCGCTGCTCGAGGCGGAGGCGCTGCAACGGAGGACCCGTAAGGACGCCGCCAAG GATCCGGGTGCTCCTTCTAGGACGGATGTCTACGCATTTG ACAGTGATGATACACAGGCGGAAGATACTTCTCGCAAATACCATCGGAATTCATCTCCCATTCGCCCCAAGAAGAAGAACTATGGCACG CTAGGTGTACAGACGCGCAGACGTTCCAACCAAGCTGGACTAATGAAGCCTATTCCAGCGGAGAAGATGTACTCAAGCACAACATCACCAACACCTTTACGTGGGCACACAATGAGAGTTCGCGCCGTTGATCCAAAGGAACGTGATAATGAAAAGTCTAGGCAGAATGAGAACAACTATTACAGAACTAATGCAGAGAG GAGGAAGGCACATCACGAAGATTCATCTCTTCTGCATCAAAAG GTTAATGATGTGGTTCTCCTGGATGATGAAGATCTGCAACCTAATGAACCTGTAGACTGTGGGGTGCCAGACAAATG GAAGGACTTAAAAATCTACTATCCGTCAAG TGATAATCCGGAAGCCGTAGAGCTCAGCAGTTCAGATATAAAATGTCTTAATCCTGGAGTATATGTGTCATCGCCAGTGATAAACTACTACATTCA ATACATCAAAAGAGCCAAAATGCATATTGAATATGGCACAGACAAATTCTACATGTTCAACACATATTTTTATAGCAAGCTTCAAGAAGCATTGTTGGATAAG GGTAAGTTCGTGAAGTTGAGAAGATGGTGGAAAGGTGTCAATATATTTCAGAGAGGATACATTATCTTGCCAATCCATGGAAT GTCGCACTGGAGCTTGATAATTGTATGCATGCCTGCAAAAGAGAGTAATTCAGGACCAATCATACTTCATCTGGACTCCTTAGGGATGCACCCAAGTGCTCAGCTTTTTGACACAGTTGGGAA ATACCTTGAAGAAGAATGGCGTCATTTAAGGAAGGACCCTCAATCTGAAATTTCGATTTCAGAGACAATATGGCAGGATCTTCCGAGTAATATACAGAAGGAAACAGTTGAG GTTCCAGGGCAGAACAATGCGTATGATTGTGGTGTCTTCATGCTTTATTATATTCAACAGTTTATAAAACAAGCACCAGAAAGGTTCACACGAGACAACTCTTTTCTTGACATG TTTAGTCGCCGTTGGTTCAGATCTGAAGTTGCTTCTGGTTTAAGAAATGGGATACGAGAACTACTGCTGGAATTATTTGACAATGCTAGGGTTGATGACATTGTGCCAGAGGCAGCTGGATCTGATGGCTTGGATGAAGAATGCATCATAAAGGAAGGAGAATCAGAAGTGGTTACACCTTGTGACAGTTCAGGAATGGCTGCAGGAGGTGGAGATACGAGCACACGCAATGAAGAAGACTTAGTGGAGGTTGGGTCATTGGAAGGAATGCCTTTGGCTACCCGTTGCAGTGATGGCAGGGTCGTAGCCTGTGCTCTTTCAGAAGCAGTTATGTCGTCTGATAGCATAGATGACGATGATACCATGAAAACTGATTTGGACCGCTCAAAAACTGAACAAGACATTGAGATCATCTTACCCTCTGACGGATCAGGAATGGTTGTGGGAGGTGGAGGCACTAGCACACATAGCAGTGATGGCAGGATTGTAGCCTGTGCTCTTTCAGAAGCAGCTATGTCGTCTGATAGCATAGATGACGATGATACCATGAGAACTGATCTTGACTGCTCAAAAACTGAACAAGGCGTTGAGATCTTACCCTCTGACGGATCAGGAATGCCCGTGGGAGGTGGAGGCACTAGCACACGTAATGAAGAAGACTTCATGGAGGCACTAGCACCTTTGACTACCCGCAGCAGCGGTGCCAGGATCATAGAAGCAGCTACGTTGTCTGATGGCGTAGATGACGATGATACCATGAAAGCTGATTCTGACAGTGCAAAAACTGAACAATGCATTGAGATCTTATCCTCTGACAGATCAAAAAACAATGAAAAGGTCATGCATAGTACACCAGATCGTACTATGTATTGTTCTGACAGTGACGTGGAAGAAGTGAAGGCCCCAGAAGTTGAAAAGCGAAGACGCAGGGGTGAACTTTGCTGCATTGTTTGA